TTTTTTAGTAATTTTGATAAGAAAAACCGTAGCCAAATTTGGGGTGCAACTATACCTTTAGAACAACATGAACGAGCCTACACATTTGTTGATGAAGAGTTTAACTATCTTTGTGAAGCTTTAATGAGCAACCGTCTAATACAATTAGCATCATCAAATTTATCAAAAGAACAATTAGAAATTTTTGATTTTCCACTTCATTTTGCTTCTATTGGAAATAAAATTTCTCTTTTTATTTCTGCGTTATTTAGACCTAGCCCATTTACTGATAACCCTTGGTTAAGAGGCTTTTATTTTGCTGCAAGCTCAGTAGTAAAGAAACAAGCTTCTGAAAAACTCTTGATGACCACGCAGGAATATAAAGAAAAATATTTCCTGGATGACTTGATCCAAGAACAATTGCTTAATGATGCTAATTTAGCTGCATCAATGATGAAGAAAAAAGATACTCCTGGGCTAAAACGTAAAATCCTAGTTGGAGCCATAAGTTTAATTTCTGTTTTGCTAATTCTAGGTTTAACTGTTTCATTAGTTAGAAACCGAAGTTTAATTAATGAAAGTTTAGAAAAAGGGTTAAGAGTAGATGAAATTAGTCGGTTAGAGCTTAGAAAAAATGCTGACACTCAAGACACTGCTGCATTACGTGTAGAGCTAGAAGCAATGGAACAACTAAGACAGCAACTTGTAACTTTAGAAAATTACAAAAATTCTCGCCCATTGTCTTATAGCTATGGGCTATATTCAGGTAATGATATAAATCCTAATTTGCGGGCTATTTATTTTGATTTGCTTAATCAAAGGTTTTTTCAACAAACAGCAGAAAATTTGGAAGATGATTTAAGAAAATTCGCTGATAGCAAAGATAAATTTTCAGAAGAAGAATTAGGTCGATATTATGATTTATTGAAAACCTACTTAATGCTTTCAGACCCAAGCAAAAGCGAACCAACTTTTCTAGCTAATCGACTTAATGACTATTGGAGAAAATCTTATCCTCTGGAATTAGAACTTTTAGCACAACAACAACTTGATTTTTATGCTAAACAAGCTATTTATGATGATGCTCCTCATTTGAGAGCAGATGATAATATTGTTGCCGCATCACGTCAGCACCTTACTAATTATCCAGCCGTAAACCGCTTTTTTAAGAGAATAACTTCAGAAATTGACTTAAAAGTAAATCCTGTGACAGTTGAATCAATTACCCAAGGTCGCAACAAAGGTTGGTTAATAGGAAAATATAATGTTTCAGGTAGTTTTACTATAGAAGGTTATCAAAGCTATATGAAAGCTGCTTTAGCTTCAGCAGAAGCAGAAATGAGCAAAGAAGATTGGGTAATGGGAGCATCTAGCCTAACAACAAAAGATTTAAGCAGTGATGTTGGGAAGCTAGAAAGCATTTATTTTCATGAATATAGCAAACAATGGCAAAACTTCTTAAAAGCTTTAAGTGTTCCTGCCTTTAAGACAAAAGAAGATGCTATTGAAGCATTAAAAGTTTTATCTGCTAGCGATTCTCCACTAGCTTTAACATTAACTGAAGTAGCAAGACAAACTAATTTTACAGGTGCTAAAGAAAAACTTAGTTGGTGGAAAAAACTATTTTCTGACAATAAGATAACTGCTAGCCCACAAATTATTGAATTAGAAAAAGAATTTCTTGCCTTAAAACAATTTTTATCTCAACAAGAAGAAAGTTCTCCTATTTCGCAATATCGTGGTTCTTTACGTATAGTTCTTGATAACTTAGAAACTGTTACTGCTGATCAATTATCACAAACTACAAAAATGTTGCTTACTGGTAAAGATGATATTGGTTTACAAAAAGCAGAATTAACAATTAATAAGCTACTAGAAAATTTTACTAGCTCAGTAACTAGAGATGCTGCATCCGCTTGTAGACAGCCTTTAGGAAATTTAAGAGCCATGCTTTATGGTAGTAGTTATGCACAGCTTGAACAAAATTGGCAAGAGCAAATCTATACAAAAGCTCGCAACATAGAACAAGGGTTTCCTTTTACAGAAACAGGAAGCGCGTCTATAACAGACCTAACACGATATCTTAATCCAGTTAATGGAGTATTAGCACAATTTTTTAATGATAGATTAGCTTCTTCTTTTGAAGAGGTAGGAGGCAAATTACAGCTAAAAGAAAGTGGTGCTTTTAAGTTTTCTCAAGAATTTATTGACTATCTAAATAGTAGTAAACAGTTGCGTGAAGCT
The sequence above is drawn from the Blastocatellia bacterium genome and encodes:
- the tssM gene encoding type VI secretion system membrane subunit TssM, which gives rise to MQKFLEYIEQIKSFLKITTIVFLYGLTSVLGWSVIGNLGFGFNSQVLLVILILSTFPIVLLIKHYFKKTENQIPLSTNNSFVGKDYPDLTNRAEEVVQWLKNTKLASKSAEKVIYQLPWFFVLGATSSGKTSLILNSGLDIQALPSQQNLGQNLFRPTNSCEWYVSNSAIFIDTAGRYLNEGTDHEEWLSLLNTIKRYRPERPIDGLILTVETTNITKATDNEIEQQAKQLRTRIDELKVEFNSPFPIYLVFTHADVISGFEIFFSNFDKKNRSQIWGATIPLEQHERAYTFVDEEFNYLCEALMSNRLIQLASSNLSKEQLEIFDFPLHFASIGNKISLFISALFRPSPFTDNPWLRGFYFAASSVVKKQASEKLLMTTQEYKEKYFLDDLIQEQLLNDANLAASMMKKKDTPGLKRKILVGAISLISVLLILGLTVSLVRNRSLINESLEKGLRVDEISRLELRKNADTQDTAALRVELEAMEQLRQQLVTLENYKNSRPLSYSYGLYSGNDINPNLRAIYFDLLNQRFFQQTAENLEDDLRKFADSKDKFSEEELGRYYDLLKTYLMLSDPSKSEPTFLANRLNDYWRKSYPLELELLAQQQLDFYAKQAIYDDAPHLRADDNIVAASRQHLTNYPAVNRFFKRITSEIDLKVNPVTVESITQGRNKGWLIGKYNVSGSFTIEGYQSYMKAALASAEAEMSKEDWVMGASSLTTKDLSSDVGKLESIYFHEYSKQWQNFLKALSVPAFKTKEDAIEALKVLSASDSPLALTLTEVARQTNFTGAKEKLSWWKKLFSDNKITASPQIIELEKEFLALKQFLSQQEESSPISQYRGSLRIVLDNLETVTADQLSQTTKMLLTGKDDIGLQKAELTINKLLENFTSSVTRDAASACRQPLGNLRAMLYGSSYAQLEQNWQEQIYTKARNIEQGFPFTETGSASITDLTRYLNPVNGVLAQFFNDRLASSFEEVGGKLQLKESGAFKFSQEFIDYLNSSKQLREALFAQGGQQMEVSYELLLQPVTNSDIVIEIDGTRVETRGTTPQSAKFTWPAKSGASGAKITVIQGSKISEKAFPGEWGLFKMVAGATTTPEANLLILSWNIEGIPVRVTLRPSSTNNPFSRRLFTQWHAPRNLQK